From Macaca mulatta isolate MMU2019108-1 chromosome 1, T2T-MMU8v2.0, whole genome shotgun sequence, the proteins below share one genomic window:
- the LHX9 gene encoding LIM/homeobox protein Lhx9 isoform X1, whose protein sequence is MEIVGCRAEDNSCPFRPPAMLFHGISGGHIQGIMEEMERRSKTEARLAKGAQLNGRDAGMPPLSPEKPALCAGCGGKISDRYYLLAVDKQWHLRCLKCCECKLALESELTCFAKDGSIYCKEDYYRRFSVQRCARCHLGISASEMVMRARDSVYHLSCFTCSTCNKTLTTGDHFGMKDSLVYCRAHFETLLQGEYPPQLSYTELAAKSGGLALPYFNGTGTVQKGRPRKRKSPALGVDIVNYNSGCNENEADHLDRDQQPYPPSQKTKRMRTSFKHHQLRTMKSYFAINHNPDAKDLKQLAQKTGLTKRVLQGEQILGHYSQTSRRLKIP, encoded by the exons ATGGAAATAGTGGGGTGCCGAGCAGAAGACAACTCGTGTCCTTTCCGCCCCCCAGCCATGCTCTTCCACGGGATCTCCGGAGGCCACATCCAAGGCATCATGGAGGAGATGGAGCGCAGATCCAAGACTGAGGCCCGTCTGGCCAAAGGCGCCCAGCTCAACGGCCGCGACGCG GGCATGCCCCCGCTTAGCCCGGAGAAGCCTGCCCTGTGCGCCGGCTGCGGGGGCAAGATCTCGGACAGGTACTACCTGCTGGCTGTGGACAAACAGTGGCATCTGAGATGCCTGAAGTGCTGTGAATGTAAGCTGGCCCTCGAGTCCGAGCTCACCTGCTTTGCCAAGGACGGTAGCATTTACTGCAAGGAGGATTACTACAG AAGGTTCTCTGTGCAGAGATGTGCCCGCTGCCACCTTGGCATTTCCGCCTCGGAGATGGTCATGCGCGCCCGAGACTCAGTCTACCACCTGAGCTGCTTCACCTGCTCCACTTGCAACAAGACTCTGACCACGGGCGACCATTTCGGCATGAAGGACAGCCTGGTGTACTGCCGCGCCCACTTCGAGACCCTCTTGCAAGGAGAGTATCCACCGCAGCTGAGCTACACGGAGCTGGCGGCCAAGAGCGGCGGCCTGGCCCTGCCTTACTTCAATGGTACGGGCACCGTGCAGAAGGGGCGGCCCCGGAAGCGGAAGAGCCCAGCGCTGGGAGTAGACATCGTCAATTACAACTCAG GTTGTAATGAGAATGAGGCAGACCACTTGGACCGGGACCAGCAGCCTTATCCACCCTCACAGAAGACCAAGCGCATGCGAACCTCTTTCAAGCATCACCAGCTCCGGACCATGAAATCCTACTTTGCCATCAACCACAATCCGGATGCCAAGGACCTCAAGCAGCTTGCCCAGAAAACAGGCCTGACCAAAAGAGTTTTGCAG
- the LHX9 gene encoding LIM/homeobox protein Lhx9 isoform X2: MEIVGCRAEDNSCPFRPPAMLFHGISGGHIQGIMEEMERRSKTEARLAKGAQLNGRDAGMPPLSPEKPALCAGCGGKISDRYYLLAVDKQWHLRCLKCCECKLALESELTCFAKDGSIYCKEDYYRRFSVQRCARCHLGISASEMVMRARDSVYHLSCFTCSTCNKTLTTGDHFGMKDSLVYCRAHFETLLQGEYPPQLSYTELAAKSGGLALPYFNGTGTVQKGRPRKRKSPALGVDIVNYNSGCNENEADHLDRDQQPYPPSQKTKRMRTSFKHHQLRTMKSYFAINHNPDAKDLKQLAQKTGLTKRVLQVWFQNARAKFRRNLLRQENGGVDKADGTSLPAPPSADSGALTPPGTATTLTDLTNPTITVVTSVTSNMDSHESGSPSQTTLTNLF, encoded by the exons ATGGAAATAGTGGGGTGCCGAGCAGAAGACAACTCGTGTCCTTTCCGCCCCCCAGCCATGCTCTTCCACGGGATCTCCGGAGGCCACATCCAAGGCATCATGGAGGAGATGGAGCGCAGATCCAAGACTGAGGCCCGTCTGGCCAAAGGCGCCCAGCTCAACGGCCGCGACGCG GGCATGCCCCCGCTTAGCCCGGAGAAGCCTGCCCTGTGCGCCGGCTGCGGGGGCAAGATCTCGGACAGGTACTACCTGCTGGCTGTGGACAAACAGTGGCATCTGAGATGCCTGAAGTGCTGTGAATGTAAGCTGGCCCTCGAGTCCGAGCTCACCTGCTTTGCCAAGGACGGTAGCATTTACTGCAAGGAGGATTACTACAG AAGGTTCTCTGTGCAGAGATGTGCCCGCTGCCACCTTGGCATTTCCGCCTCGGAGATGGTCATGCGCGCCCGAGACTCAGTCTACCACCTGAGCTGCTTCACCTGCTCCACTTGCAACAAGACTCTGACCACGGGCGACCATTTCGGCATGAAGGACAGCCTGGTGTACTGCCGCGCCCACTTCGAGACCCTCTTGCAAGGAGAGTATCCACCGCAGCTGAGCTACACGGAGCTGGCGGCCAAGAGCGGCGGCCTGGCCCTGCCTTACTTCAATGGTACGGGCACCGTGCAGAAGGGGCGGCCCCGGAAGCGGAAGAGCCCAGCGCTGGGAGTAGACATCGTCAATTACAACTCAG GTTGTAATGAGAATGAGGCAGACCACTTGGACCGGGACCAGCAGCCTTATCCACCCTCACAGAAGACCAAGCGCATGCGAACCTCTTTCAAGCATCACCAGCTCCGGACCATGAAATCCTACTTTGCCATCAACCACAATCCGGATGCCAAGGACCTCAAGCAGCTTGCCCAGAAAACAGGCCTGACCAAAAGAGTTTTGCAG GTTTGGTTCCAAAACGCACGAGCCAAATTCAGAAGGAACCTTttgcggcaggagaatgggggTGTTGATAAAGCTGATGGCACGTCGCTTCCGGCCCCGCCCTCAGCAGACAGCGGAGCTCTCACTCCACCCGGCACTGCGACCACTTTAACAGACCTGACCAATCCCACTATCACTGTAGTGACATCCGTGACCTCTAACATGGACAGCCACGAATCCGGAAGCCCCTCACAAACTACCTTAACGAACCTTTTCtaa